One segment of Triticum aestivum cultivar Chinese Spring chromosome 2A, IWGSC CS RefSeq v2.1, whole genome shotgun sequence DNA contains the following:
- the LOC123190493 gene encoding probable CDP-diacylglycerol--inositol 3-phosphatidyltransferase 2 — translation MAQPPAKKTLSVYLYIPNIIGYFRIIINFIAFAVCYTNRTLFAILYFFSFFCDGLDGWFARRFNQASTFGAVLDMVTDRVSTACLLALLSQFYRPGLVFILLLGLDITSHWFQMYSSFLSGKTSHKDVKHTGNGLLKLYYGYRPFMAFCCVASEVLYIILFLYADAKSTSLLNTCRGILKESPLVVFMFISTLIGWALKQVINVIQMKTAADACVAYDSKRGK, via the exons ATGGCGCAGCCTCCAGCTAAAAAGACGCTGTCGGTGTACCTGTACATCCCTAACATCATTG GATATTTCAGGATCATCATAAACTTCATTGCATTTGCTGTGTGCTATACCAACAGAACACTCTTTGCTATCCTGTACTTCTTCAG CTTCTTCTGTGATGGCTTGGATGGTTGGTTTGCGAGGAGGTTCAATCAAG CATCAACATTTGGAGCTGTGTTGGACATGGTAACAGATAG GGTTAGCACTGCTTGTTTGTTGGCGCTTCTCTCACAGTTTTACAG ACCTGGCTTGGTTTTCATACTGTTACTTGGGTTGGACATCACAAGCCACTGGTTTCAAATGTACAG TTCTTTCCTATCAGGTAAGACTAGCCACAAGGATGTGAAGCACACAGGCAATGGGCTTTTGAAGTTATATTATGGATATCGGCCGTTCATGGCGTTCTGTTGTGTTGCTTCTGAG GTTCTGTACATTATCCTGTTTCTCTATGCTGACGCGAAGTCCACAAGCTTGCTTAAT ACGTGCAGAGGTATTCTGAAGGAAAGTCCCCTCGTTGTCTTCATGTTCATTTCAACTCTAATTGGGTGGGCACTCAAACAAGTGATCAATGTCATCCAG ATGAAAACAGCTGCAGATGCTTGTGTGGCGTACGATTCGAAAAGAGGCAAGTGA